A region of the Oncorhynchus clarkii lewisi isolate Uvic-CL-2024 chromosome 4, UVic_Ocla_1.0, whole genome shotgun sequence genome:
TAACTTTCTGAACACTAACATTATAAAAGCTATTTGCTTCTTTGCGTAGGGTGAGAAGCATAAAgacacatttatatatatatcaaacACAAGGTTTTAACTGTGGCCACTGCTGACCGTAAGTGAATTAAATACTATGACAATGACCAATTCAAGACATTTACAGAGCTTTCTTATGTTCACTACCAGTAAATAACTAGTAGCTTTGACCTTTTTCCTTTTATAGGACTATCCTGTGTGATGACAAACTCTTCATCGGTTATTTATTCAGTGAATATTTCTTCAATGTAATTTATCCCAATGGTCTATGACTTTTTAGTCTTTATACAAGTCTGATAATGTTCATGAAAGTTATTTTGGAATTTTGATAGATGCAATGTTTAGGTTAGGTCTGGAATTATATTAAGTTGCGATCGGATGTCTTACAGATCTCCTACTTACGTATTGTACTTAGTGAACCTGGATGTGCCTCGTGTGTAAAATTAAGGAGAAAGTATCCCTGTTGTTGATcgatcaatcaaatttatttataaagcagTTTTTACATCTGCAATTGTCAGACCCCAAACAGCAAAGCATAAGCAagagcacagtggctaggaaaaactccctaaaaggaagaaacctagagaggaaccaggctgagaggggttgccagtcctcttctggctgtaccggatAGAGATTTCCAATAGCTTTTAACAAAGACacggtaagtaaagaaataaacatTTGTTGGTGTAGTGGCTAAAGGAGGCCGGTTGGTCCAGTGGAGGCAGCTCAACCAGGTGGACTTGGTCAGCAGGGGTTCCATAGGACTGGGATCAGCAGCACAACCAAGTGGGCTCAGGCAATGAATGTCTGGGTGTATTCAGGCCAGGGTGCCCTCAGCCACGTTCCTCTGCGTTTTCCACTTCCacgggagagacagaaagataaaaCAGACATTTACAAGTAATTTATGTCAACACATATTTTGTTAAATCAGGGGTCGGTCTTCCATAATTTTTCACTCATAAGCAGTAGTAAACTACATGAAAAATGatttcataaaaaaaaaagaaaaacataacTTGGTAGGAATGCAGTCAAGTTGTACAAAGGAAAGGGTCTCTgatcctaccacacattaacagTTGATTCACCTGTGGCGGGAAAGTGGTATGTTTACATCTCGTACAGGCTACATGTTTGTGTGTAAGTTAGCTGTGTTACCATCCCTGCAGCCTAGTCTACAATGAAACAAAAGCCTAAGAGTGATAAAAATGCCCTGTGGTTTTGAATGTCAAATGTCGTGATGATTTAATCTATTGCTGTCCGTGATGCTGAATCTCAGCTAGTATCCTAATTGTGCTTGGCAAGGGCTTATCAATTTCTTCCCTCCTAACACTCATTTTTTTTGCGATGGCTCTTACTGTCACCGACCCATGTGTTAAACACATTTGTATGAAATATTTCAGTCTAATGCCAAATCCCCCTTAAAACAAGCCTATGATGACAGTGGAAAGCAAAAAAACTGCAGTAACACTATAGTTAGGAACAGACCTTGGGGGGAAGCATCCTCTCGTTGCTGCTGACAGGTCGGCAGGGTGGAGATGGTTGTTTCTTCCACCGGCAATCTGAATGGGAATGTTGATCGGCGGTTGTTGACTGGTACAACCACTGGCAGGAGGAGGTCATTTACTGTAAAAGAATGGAGTAGCATATTATTGTTTAGGGGCATTTGCCAAATTGAAATTTCAGTTAGGAATTGATTCACTTAAGACAATATAGGATGACTTCATAACTGAAGATTCCAGTGACAACATAGAACTGTTTTCAGTTCTTGGTTATACCTCACCTTGCTCTGATTCTTGCACTTGTTTCTCTGGATATGCACTGTTCAAATTCACATAGGCAGCGAGGTAAACAACGTATTTCTTCCTTTCTATCTCCATGTTGAAGTCCTGGAATTGGGGCGTTCCTGAGTTATCGTACAGCATCCATCGCCCTCCTTCTTGTTTAACACACAGCACCATGTGTTTGATCTCTGCTGTGATCAAACCCAGCAAAAGGAACTGAAGCTCGTACTTCCTGTTAGGAGTAGAAATTCAATCAGAATGGACATAAGACAAAACAGAAGCTGTATTTGGGTTGGCATTGGGTTATGCCCAATGTTAACTTTTATGCATTTCCCTAACCTCACTGaaactaaccttaacctaactctCATTCCTAAACCGGTCAAATATCCACTTCCAAATATTTAACCTCAGTATTGGATCACAGCCTTTAATCTCCTAATTTTCTGCGTTCTAAATGCACCATACTGGTAGTGACACCAAACATAGCCTACAAGTTAAACCTTAAAAGCATTATGCAGTTCAACCTAACAGTACCTTGAAAAATCATCCGTGATGACATGAGGAGGAATACATCCGTTTCCCATTCGGCCAAGCATATTCACCAGGATGAGTTTAGGGTCAATTACGGTGTCCAGGATGTAAACGTGACCATATATCTTAAAATTGCTTTCACAATACACAGAAAGAGAAACACGACAGGATGGACAGAGAAAATCAAATAACAGTTTCAAAAATCAAAATGCCATTGGCCTCTTAACAAAATGTGTCTTTCATGTTTATATTTCATATGGTATTTGCACACACCTATAAAGTATACTGATTTCTTAGAActgtaaaataaatgtaatccGATAAAGTAGAGAATGAATAATTAAATAGAACCTGCTTGTTTATAACAATGAAATAGAAAAGGTAGTCAATGATGACTTATTACCTCAGTGTTCCATTGTAAATGCAAGCTGAGGGGCTCATATCGTGATCGTTGTTGTCGTCTTCATATTTGACAATTGTCAGGTCATCGAAATTTGGTAGGAAGTCTTCGACATAGCCACTACAATCTAGACATTCGTTTTGGGAAAAGTATCGTTTTCTTCCAACACGCAAATCTAAGTTAATAAGCCAAAGACCCATTGCCTCATTATACATTTTGTTATCGAGAAAGGTTATGACTGCACCGACTGTgttgtctgtcataaaataatctTTGATTTTGCTAAATCTTGTTGCTGTTATATGTATTCCGGCCAATAGACTGCTCAGAACACAGGTGTTTTGGAAAAGGAGTCCAACAAATGTTCCTCCTGGCAACATGTaagggctctcctctcctctgattaGCTTCTCCGAGTCTTGGTGAGACCTGGAAAGACATTCAGGCAAATAAATGAAGTTGTCgccaaacaaaaacacatttgttGTGTGGCAACATTGTAGTGTAGTTTCTTTTCTTTTCACCAGACCCTTACCCTCGAGGGATGTTCCGAGCTGCATCCACAAATAAGAAAATGAGAAGGTAAATTAGTGTTATACCAAATAATGAAACCGTTATCAAATCTATACGAGATTTTTGACATGTTGTTCTATTTTCACTTACCCAGTTTGACATAGTAGCTATATATAGTCTTAAGGCCAGGTCTGTAGGTGAAACAcaaaacattctaaaatgtattaaatatatatatatatatacagtgccttgcgaaagtattcggcccccttgaactgtgcgaccttttgccacatttcaggcttcaaacata
Encoded here:
- the LOC139407166 gene encoding uncharacterized protein isoform X4, which gives rise to MLPGGTFVGLLFQNTCVLSSLLAGIHITATRFSKIKDYFMTDNTVGAVITFLDNKMYNEAMGLWLINLDLRVGRKRYFSQNECLDCSGYVEDFLPNFDDLTIVKYEDDNNDHDMSPSACIYNGTLSNFKIYGHVYILDTVIDPKLILVNMLGRMGNGCIPPHVITDDFSRKYELQFLLLGLITAEIKHMVLCVKQEGGRWMLYDNSGTPQFQDFNMEIERKKYVVYLAAYVNLNSAYPEKQVQESEQVNDLLLPVVVPVNNRRSTFPFRLPVEETTISTLPTCQQQREDASPQVENAEERG
- the LOC139407166 gene encoding uncharacterized protein isoform X2; translation: MALSEPRPGLKTIYSYYVKLARNIPRGSHQDSEKLIRGEESPYMLPGGTFVGLLFQNTCVLSSLLAGIHITATRFSKIKDYFMTDNTVGAVITFLDNKMYNEAMGLWLINLDLRVGRKRYFSQNECLDCSGYVEDFLPNFDDLTIVKYEDDNNDHDMSPSACIYNGTLSNFKIYGHVYILDTVIDPKLILVNMLGRMGNGCIPPHVITDDFSRKYELQFLLLGLITAEIKHMVLCVKQEGGRWMLYDNSGTPQFQDFNMEIERKKYVVYLAAYVNLNSAYPEKQVQESEQVNDLLLPVVVPVNNRRSTFPFRLPVEETTISTLPTCQQQREDASPQVENAEERG
- the LOC139407166 gene encoding uncharacterized protein isoform X1, which produces MALSEPRPGLKTIYSYYVKLARNIPRGSHQDSEKLIRGEESPYMLPGGTFVGLLFQNTCVLSSLLAGIHITATRFSKIKDYFMTDNTVGAVITFLDNKMYNEAMGLWLINLDLRVGRKRYFSQNECLDCSGYVEDFLPNFDDLTIVKYEDDNNDHDMSPSACIYNGTLSNFKIYGHVYILDTVIDPKLILVNMLGRMGNGCIPPHVITDDFSRKYELQFLLLGLITAEIKHMVLCVKQEGGRWMLYDNSGTPQFQDFNMEIERKKYVVYLAAYVNLNSAYPEKQVQESEQVNDLLLPVVVPVNNRRSTFPFRLPVEETTISTLPTCQQQREDASPQGESTVNVW
- the LOC139407166 gene encoding uncharacterized protein isoform X3 — its product is MLPGGTFVGLLFQNTCVLSSLLAGIHITATRFSKIKDYFMTDNTVGAVITFLDNKMYNEAMGLWLINLDLRVGRKRYFSQNECLDCSGYVEDFLPNFDDLTIVKYEDDNNDHDMSPSACIYNGTLSNFKIYGHVYILDTVIDPKLILVNMLGRMGNGCIPPHVITDDFSRKYELQFLLLGLITAEIKHMVLCVKQEGGRWMLYDNSGTPQFQDFNMEIERKKYVVYLAAYVNLNSAYPEKQVQESEQVNDLLLPVVVPVNNRRSTFPFRLPVEETTISTLPTCQQQREDASPQGESTVNVW